The proteins below come from a single Capricornis sumatraensis isolate serow.1 chromosome 14, serow.2, whole genome shotgun sequence genomic window:
- the GPR52 gene encoding G-protein coupled receptor 52, producing the protein MNDSRWTEWRILNTSSGILNVSERHSCPLGFGHYSAVDICIFETVVIVLLTFLIIAGNLTVIFVFHCAPLLHHYTTSYFIQTMAYADLFVGVSCLVPTLSLLHYSTGIHESLTCQVFGYIISVLKSVSMACLACISVDRYLAITKPLSYNQLVTPCRLRICIILIWIYSCLIFLPSFFGWGKPGYHGDIFEWCATSWLTSAYFTGFIVCLLYAPAALVVCFTYFHIFKICRQHTKEINDRRARFPSHEAAASGEAGHSPDRRYAMVLFRITSVFYMLWLPYIIYFLLESSRVLDNPTLSFLTTWLAISNSFCNCVIYSLSNSVFRLGLRRLSETMCTSCMCVKDKEARDPKPRKRANSCSI; encoded by the coding sequence ATGAATGATTCCAGGTGGACTGAATGGAGGATCCTGAACACAAGCAGTGGCATTTTGAATGTGTCTGAACGTCACTCCTGCCCACTTGGATTTGGCCACTACAGTGCGGTGGACATATGCATCTTCGAGACAGTTGTCATTGTCTTGCTGACATTTCTCATCATTGCTGGGAATTTAACGgtcatctttgtttttcattgtgCTCCACTCTTACACCACTATACGACCAGCTATTTTATTCAAACAATGGCATATGCTGATCTTTTTGTTGGAGTTAGCTGCTTGGTTCCTACTCTGTCACTTCTCCACTACTCCACAGGTATCCACGAGTCGCTGACTTGCCAGGTTTTTGGATATATCATCTCAGTACTGAAAAGTGTTTCTATGGCATGTCTGGCTTGCATCAGTGTGGATCGCTATCTTGCCATCACCAAGCCGCTGTCCTACAATCAACTGGTCACCCCATGtcgcctgagaatttgcattattttaatcTGGATCTACTCTTGTCTGATTTTCTTGCCTTCCTTTTTTGGCTGGGGGAAACCTGGTTACCACGGTGACATTTTTGAGTGGTGTGCCACCTCTTGGCTCACCAGTGCCTATTTTACCGGCtttattgtttgtttactttATGCCCCTGCTGCCTTAGTTGTCTGCTTCACTTACTTCCACATTTTCAAAATTTGCCGGCAGCACACCAAAGAGATAAATGACCGGAGGGCCCGATTCCCGAGCCATGAAGCGGCTGCCTCCGGAGAGGCTGGGCATAGCCCTGATCGTCGCTACGCCATGGTTTTGTTTCGGATAACCAGTGTGTTTTACATGCTGTGGCTCCCTTATATCATCTACTTTCTTCTAGAAAGCTCCCGGGTCTTGGACAATCCAACATTGTCCTTCCTAACCACCTGGCTGGCTATAAGTAATAGTTTTTGTAACTGTGTTATATACAGCCTCTCCAACAGTGTTTTCCGGCTAGGCCTCCGAAGACTGTCTGAGACAATGTGTACATCTTGTATGTGTGTCAAGGATAAGGAAGCACGAGACCCCAAACCTAGGAAACGGGCTAATTCGTGCTCCATTTGA